A single region of the Gephyromycinifex aptenodytis genome encodes:
- a CDS encoding alpha,alpha-trehalose-phosphate synthase (UDP-forming) gives MSEADETFDFVIAANRLPVDRTEGPDGQIEWKRSPGGLVTAMDSVMRGRDGAWVGWTGEAGEAGEPFDDSGMHLHPVGLSAEEIRDYYEGFSNDTLWPIYHDVIVPATFHRRWWVAYERVNQRFAEELAKVAAQGAIVWVHDYQLQLVPALLRELRPDVRIGWFNHIPFPPVELFAQLPWRDRIIEGLTGADYLGFQREDDAWNFLRAARQLTGLKTKNDTVIVDGPSGRRVVRASGLPISVDFENLDALARSPQVQERAREIRESLGDPRVLMLGVDRLDYTKGIRHRLKAYGELLAQGDIAPPDVALIQVAVPSRERVEAYKHLKEEIEGTVGQINGDYSTVGASAVQYLHQSFDRAEMAAMYQAADVMLVTPLRDGMNLVAKEYVTCRHDERGALVLSEFTGAAQELSESYLHNPHDIQGLKRTIIRAIQDSEEEKGRRMTALRKVVREHDVQSWAARFLASLEAAPARPDDDD, from the coding sequence ATGTCAGAGGCCGACGAGACGTTCGATTTCGTCATCGCCGCAAACCGACTCCCCGTCGACCGAACCGAAGGACCCGACGGGCAGATCGAATGGAAGCGCAGCCCCGGCGGCCTGGTCACCGCGATGGATTCTGTGATGCGGGGACGAGACGGTGCCTGGGTCGGCTGGACCGGCGAAGCAGGTGAAGCGGGTGAACCCTTCGACGACTCGGGGATGCACCTGCACCCGGTGGGATTGTCGGCCGAGGAGATCCGCGACTACTACGAGGGCTTCTCCAACGACACGCTGTGGCCCATTTATCACGACGTGATCGTGCCGGCTACGTTTCACCGCCGCTGGTGGGTTGCCTACGAGCGGGTCAACCAGCGTTTCGCCGAAGAACTGGCCAAAGTAGCCGCCCAGGGCGCCATCGTGTGGGTGCACGACTACCAGTTGCAGCTGGTGCCGGCGTTGCTGCGCGAATTACGACCCGACGTGCGAATCGGTTGGTTCAACCACATCCCATTCCCCCCGGTGGAGCTGTTCGCGCAGCTACCCTGGCGCGACCGCATCATCGAAGGCCTCACCGGCGCCGACTATCTGGGCTTCCAGCGTGAGGACGACGCCTGGAACTTCTTGCGGGCCGCACGCCAGCTCACCGGGCTGAAAACGAAGAACGACACCGTCATCGTGGACGGACCCTCGGGGCGTCGCGTGGTGCGTGCCAGCGGGCTGCCGATCTCGGTCGACTTCGAGAACCTCGACGCCCTGGCTCGCAGCCCGCAAGTGCAGGAGCGGGCCCGGGAGATCCGCGAATCGCTGGGCGACCCGCGGGTGCTCATGCTGGGGGTGGACCGCCTCGACTACACCAAGGGCATCCGCCACCGGCTCAAGGCGTACGGCGAACTGTTGGCCCAGGGCGACATCGCCCCGCCAGATGTTGCGCTCATCCAGGTAGCGGTGCCCAGCCGCGAGCGCGTGGAGGCCTACAAGCACCTCAAGGAAGAGATCGAAGGGACCGTCGGGCAGATCAACGGTGACTATTCGACCGTCGGCGCCTCGGCGGTGCAGTACCTGCACCAGTCCTTCGACCGGGCTGAGATGGCGGCCATGTATCAAGCGGCCGATGTCATGCTCGTCACGCCGCTGCGCGATGGGATGAACCTCGTCGCCAAGGAGTACGTCACCTGCCGCCACGACGAGCGCGGCGCCCTGGTGCTCTCGGAGTTCACGGGCGCAGCGCAGGAGTTGAGCGAGTCCTACCTGCACAACCCGCACGACATCCAAGGACTCAAGCGCACCATCATCCGCGCCATCCAGGATTCCGAGGAGGAGAAGGGGCGCCGCATGACGGCGCTGCGCAAGGTCGTTCGGGAACACGACGTGCAGTCCTGGGCCGCGCGCTTCCTCGCCTCTTTGGAGGCAGCACCGGCTCGACCCGACGACGACGACTGA
- a CDS encoding ABC transporter ATP-binding protein encodes MATVRFENATRIYPGNDSPSVDSLNIEIEDGEFLVLVGPSGCGKSTSLRMLAGLEEVNGGRIYIDNKDVTDLSPKDRDVAMVFQNYALYPHMSVADNMGFALKIAGVDKAEIRRRVEEAAKILDLEPFLERKPKALSGGQRQRVAMGRAIVREPKVFLMDEPLSNLDAKLRVQTRTQIASLQRRLGITTVYVTHDQVEAMTMGDRVAVLKDGVLQQCDSPRRMYDHPNNVFIAGFIGSPAMNLFDVAATEGGVKFGNTVHPVPREVLAGTGETVTLGVRPEDIDISMSGEGLPVEVDVVEELGADAYVYGRYQGSPTDSAPIIARVDGRTPPNKGETVYLLPKSQHVHLFDHDTGLRLGD; translated from the coding sequence ATGGCTACAGTCAGATTTGAAAATGCCACCCGGATCTATCCGGGTAATGACAGCCCCTCCGTGGACTCGCTGAACATCGAGATCGAGGACGGCGAGTTTCTCGTCCTCGTCGGACCCTCGGGTTGCGGGAAATCCACCAGTCTGCGGATGCTTGCCGGCCTTGAAGAGGTGAACGGCGGCCGCATCTACATCGACAACAAAGACGTCACTGATCTGTCGCCGAAAGACCGCGACGTGGCGATGGTCTTCCAGAACTATGCGCTCTACCCGCACATGAGCGTCGCCGACAACATGGGCTTCGCCCTGAAGATCGCCGGCGTGGACAAGGCCGAGATCCGGCGTCGGGTCGAAGAAGCCGCCAAGATTCTCGACCTCGAGCCGTTTCTGGAGCGCAAGCCCAAGGCACTCTCCGGCGGCCAGCGGCAGCGGGTGGCCATGGGACGGGCTATCGTGCGCGAACCCAAGGTCTTCCTGATGGACGAACCGCTGAGCAACCTGGATGCCAAGCTGCGCGTGCAGACCCGCACCCAGATCGCTTCGTTGCAACGCCGGCTCGGGATCACGACCGTCTACGTCACCCACGACCAGGTCGAGGCGATGACCATGGGTGACCGGGTGGCCGTGCTCAAGGATGGCGTGCTGCAGCAGTGCGATTCCCCGCGCCGGATGTATGACCACCCGAACAATGTCTTCATCGCCGGCTTCATCGGCTCCCCCGCGATGAACCTTTTCGATGTCGCCGCGACCGAGGGTGGAGTGAAGTTCGGCAACACTGTGCACCCGGTTCCGCGTGAGGTGTTGGCGGGCACGGGTGAGACCGTCACCCTCGGTGTGCGTCCGGAGGACATCGACATCTCCATGAGCGGGGAAGGCCTCCCGGTGGAAGTCGATGTCGTGGAGGAGCTGGGTGCCGACGCCTACGTGTACGGCCGTTACCAGGGATCACCCACGGACTCCGCGCCGATCATCGCCCGCGTCGACGGCCGCACCCCGCCCAACAAGGGTGAAACGGTCTACTTGCTGCCCAAGAGCCAGCACGTGCACCTGTTCGATCACGACACCGGCCTCCGGCTAGGGGACTGA
- a CDS encoding serine/threonine-protein kinase yields the protein MTTSPIETGPPMGRLGPYRLVEKLGEGGMGVVYCGLDERGRGFAVKVLREHIAHDPQARARLEREVNALKRVDHPRVAPFIGADVQGPRPYLVTRLVPGPPLDVWIERHGPLRGPALRGAAVDLLQALNAIHAVGVVHRDLKPGNVLMPEGRPVVIDFGIAHAGDEVRLTSTGFVMGTPGYIAPELLDGGSATTATDWWGFGATLAFMATGRAPFGRGPTEAVLDRVRRGQVDLGGVDTDMAELLLQALDPTPGARPTAAQIEAALSRLAATAAAAETSASGATATAGATTQVVPQRPSGVLAAVTARIPVVRRSQRPGTQVPPPSKNGTGGQPSTVSDPGPATMVHPLIATRSMPVAAPAPTQSAPRYAGFTAPRAPESGYSSAAGGYPPANVYPGSAPGAPAHPGSPQGPLPYAAAAPSPPPAVAPPAYPPARSGTLAAIGLLFVVGAAIAPALVAVLALTWSVAARFTKRCSDSLWTRRMERGPRRRDVASVAALSPFFVLGAVFHAAFAALLPSLVAVSAYYGVATVLAGAAGGSVRHAGAFLAAAAAALVVAWWGPGGGALRRGSRSMARALTPGRYGVAVIVGLALLGAAVMGLITQSSGYLPTLWPVSEGYSWGELLPSVDFRF from the coding sequence GTGACGACCAGTCCGATCGAAACGGGCCCGCCCATGGGCCGGCTCGGGCCCTACCGTCTGGTCGAGAAGCTCGGCGAGGGCGGGATGGGAGTCGTCTATTGCGGCCTCGACGAGCGTGGTCGCGGGTTCGCGGTGAAGGTGCTGCGCGAGCACATCGCCCACGATCCGCAGGCTCGCGCGCGCCTCGAACGCGAGGTCAACGCTCTCAAGCGGGTCGATCATCCGCGGGTGGCTCCCTTCATCGGTGCTGATGTCCAGGGTCCGCGGCCCTACCTGGTCACTCGGCTGGTGCCAGGACCGCCGCTGGACGTCTGGATCGAGCGTCACGGCCCGCTGCGCGGCCCCGCATTGCGCGGTGCGGCAGTCGACCTGTTGCAGGCGCTGAACGCGATCCACGCCGTCGGTGTGGTGCACCGCGACCTGAAACCGGGCAACGTCCTGATGCCCGAGGGGCGACCGGTCGTGATCGACTTCGGCATCGCGCACGCCGGAGATGAGGTGCGCCTGACTTCCACCGGCTTCGTGATGGGAACCCCGGGCTATATCGCGCCGGAACTGCTCGACGGGGGCTCCGCCACCACCGCGACAGACTGGTGGGGCTTCGGCGCCACGCTGGCGTTCATGGCCACCGGCCGGGCGCCCTTCGGTCGAGGACCCACCGAGGCCGTTCTGGACCGGGTGCGGCGCGGCCAAGTCGACCTCGGCGGTGTCGATACAGACATGGCTGAACTGTTGCTGCAGGCGCTGGACCCCACACCGGGCGCCCGGCCTACCGCCGCTCAGATCGAAGCTGCTCTCAGCAGGCTCGCCGCGACTGCGGCCGCGGCCGAGACATCCGCCAGCGGGGCGACCGCCACAGCGGGGGCAACAACACAGGTTGTGCCGCAGCGCCCCTCGGGAGTGTTGGCCGCAGTCACCGCGCGGATTCCGGTCGTGCGCCGCAGCCAACGTCCTGGCACGCAAGTGCCGCCACCCTCGAAGAACGGCACCGGAGGCCAGCCGAGCACCGTGAGCGACCCCGGCCCGGCGACAATGGTGCACCCGCTCATCGCCACCCGCTCGATGCCGGTGGCGGCGCCCGCGCCTACCCAGAGCGCGCCGCGATATGCCGGATTCACCGCGCCGCGGGCTCCAGAAAGCGGGTACAGCTCCGCCGCGGGCGGCTATCCGCCGGCGAACGTCTATCCCGGTTCGGCGCCGGGCGCGCCCGCCCACCCCGGCTCGCCGCAGGGTCCCCTGCCCTATGCCGCTGCGGCGCCCAGCCCGCCACCGGCCGTTGCGCCCCCGGCGTACCCGCCGGCACGCTCCGGCACGCTGGCCGCTATCGGGCTGTTGTTCGTGGTCGGCGCGGCTATCGCCCCGGCGCTGGTCGCTGTGCTGGCCCTGACCTGGTCGGTGGCGGCCCGTTTCACCAAGCGATGTAGCGACAGCCTGTGGACGCGGCGGATGGAGCGGGGGCCGCGCCGTCGCGATGTGGCCAGCGTGGCCGCGTTGTCGCCGTTCTTCGTTCTCGGGGCGGTGTTCCATGCAGCCTTCGCGGCCCTGCTGCCGTCACTGGTTGCGGTCTCGGCCTATTACGGTGTGGCCACCGTGTTGGCCGGTGCCGCGGGTGGGTCGGTGAGGCATGCCGGTGCGTTCTTGGCGGCCGCGGCCGCGGCGCTGGTCGTCGCCTGGTGGGGTCCGGGCGGTGGTGCACTGCGACGTGGCTCCCGCAGCATGGCGCGCGCGTTGACGCCGGGAAGGTACGGCGTGGCGGTGATCGTGGGCCTGGCGTTACTCGGCGCAGCAGTTATGGGTCTCATAACACAGTCCAGCGGCTACCTCCCCACGCTTTGGCCTGTCTCAGAAGGCTACTCGTGGGGTGAATTGCTCCCGAGCGTCGATTTCCGCTTCTGA
- the otsB gene encoding trehalose-phosphatase produces MLSDDLTRALTRLAERPRVILASDFDGTLAPFVLDPMSARPIEGAMDALHDATQLPGLCVALVSGRDVETLRTLSGVAEQGPIILIGSHGAQSSRADLAPAALLDEDRRSLLAELNQSLQEVQQAHPQARIENKPAAVALHTRGLPEDAAAAALADAEAVADRPGVHLMRGKSVVELGVVDTSKGLALTRLAQCEDAPVLYFGDDVTDERAFEMLPSGDGHVTVKVGSGDSAAEYRVEQVQDVLACLRLFVAARASRCQR; encoded by the coding sequence GTGCTGTCCGACGACCTGACCCGCGCCCTCACCCGACTCGCCGAACGTCCCCGCGTCATCTTGGCCTCAGATTTCGACGGAACGCTGGCGCCCTTCGTGCTCGACCCGATGAGCGCCCGCCCCATCGAGGGCGCCATGGACGCCCTGCACGATGCGACGCAGCTTCCGGGGCTGTGCGTCGCCCTTGTCTCCGGCCGCGACGTCGAGACCCTACGGACGCTCTCCGGCGTCGCCGAGCAGGGACCGATCATCCTGATCGGGAGTCATGGTGCCCAGAGCAGCCGGGCAGATCTGGCCCCCGCGGCATTGTTGGATGAGGATCGCCGCAGCCTGCTCGCCGAACTCAACCAGTCCTTGCAGGAGGTTCAGCAAGCCCATCCCCAGGCACGCATCGAGAACAAGCCGGCAGCGGTGGCGTTGCACACCCGCGGGCTGCCCGAGGACGCTGCAGCGGCGGCGTTGGCCGATGCTGAGGCAGTCGCCGACCGGCCGGGCGTGCATCTGATGCGCGGCAAGAGCGTTGTAGAGCTCGGCGTGGTGGACACCAGCAAAGGCTTGGCGCTGACCCGGTTGGCGCAATGCGAGGACGCCCCGGTGTTGTACTTCGGCGATGACGTGACCGATGAGCGCGCCTTCGAGATGCTCCCCTCCGGCGACGGACACGTCACCGTCAAAGTGGGCTCGGGGGATAGCGCCGCCGAGTACCGGGTCGAGCAGGTACAGGATGTGCTGGCCTGCCTACGCCTGTTCGTCGCCGCCCGCGCCAGCCGCTGCCAACGCTGA
- a CDS encoding maleylpyruvate isomerase family mycothiol-dependent enzyme, with product MDSRRGFLDTADAVAELVARVRPDQLDGPGLGSWDLRGLIGHTSRAMSTVITYLKMPATSVTCTDALGYYIWVADSPGADDKIAQRGVEAGAALGADVAGAFSGLARQVRGVLDRVPVGADPVVSTLAGGMLLSQYIPTRTFELIVHGYDIAAAAGIEFAPHPEVVADTVALAARIGVALGHGPALVPVLAGRGSWNEKEVFTRA from the coding sequence ATGGACTCACGACGCGGATTTCTCGACACCGCCGATGCCGTAGCGGAACTCGTCGCGCGGGTGCGGCCTGACCAACTCGACGGCCCAGGCCTGGGGTCGTGGGACCTGCGCGGCCTGATCGGGCACACCAGCCGCGCCATGAGCACCGTCATCACCTACCTGAAGATGCCTGCCACCTCCGTGACATGTACGGACGCGCTTGGCTACTACATCTGGGTCGCCGACTCCCCGGGTGCCGACGACAAGATCGCCCAACGCGGAGTAGAGGCAGGTGCCGCGCTGGGTGCTGACGTCGCCGGTGCGTTCAGCGGGTTGGCCCGCCAGGTGCGCGGGGTCCTGGACCGGGTACCGGTCGGCGCCGATCCAGTCGTTTCTACCCTGGCCGGCGGGATGCTGCTCTCGCAGTACATCCCCACCCGCACCTTCGAACTCATCGTGCACGGCTACGACATCGCTGCTGCGGCCGGGATCGAATTCGCGCCGCATCCAGAGGTGGTCGCCGACACGGTGGCGCTCGCGGCCCGGATCGGCGTGGCCCTCGGGCACGGCCCCGCGCTCGTGCCGGTGCTGGCCGGGCGGGGGAGCTGGAACGAGAAGGAGGTGTTCACCCGCGCCTGA
- a CDS encoding transglycosylase family protein, with protein MHYTAKHRAAQTSRKGSRTLGAAILGGATIIGGLATAPMSAEAASSNVWDRVAACESGGNWGIATGNGYYGGLQFSASSWRAAGGTRYASLPHRASRAQQIAAAQNLLRMQGPGAWPVCSRKAGLNRSNGLSSGGGAAASRGHARKAVSKSHSNRYRNSGLSVSSVKKLQRKVGARVDGIVGPETVRKTERALGFTPSGKRQLLGSTYRGALRIIR; from the coding sequence ATGCACTACACCGCCAAGCACCGCGCTGCCCAGACGAGCCGTAAGGGGAGCCGTACGCTCGGCGCCGCCATTCTCGGTGGGGCGACCATCATCGGTGGGCTTGCCACCGCACCCATGTCTGCTGAGGCTGCCTCGAGCAACGTGTGGGACCGCGTCGCCGCCTGCGAAAGCGGCGGCAACTGGGGTATCGCGACCGGCAACGGCTACTACGGCGGCTTGCAGTTCTCCGCCAGCAGCTGGCGTGCAGCGGGGGGAACCCGTTACGCGAGCCTTCCGCACCGCGCGAGCCGCGCCCAGCAGATCGCTGCCGCGCAGAACCTGCTTCGCATGCAGGGCCCGGGCGCATGGCCCGTGTGCTCGCGTAAGGCTGGCCTGAACCGTTCCAACGGTCTCTCGTCCGGTGGCGGCGCTGCCGCTTCGCGTGGGCATGCCCGCAAGGCCGTGTCGAAGTCGCACTCCAACCGGTACCGCAACTCCGGCTTGTCCGTGAGCAGCGTGAAGAAGCTGCAGCGCAAGGTCGGCGCCCGCGTCGACGGCATCGTCGGCCCGGAGACCGTGCGCAAGACCGAGCGCGCCCTGGGCTTCACGCCTTCGGGTAAGCGTCAGCTCCTCGGTAGCACCTACCGCGGCGCACTTCGGATCATCCGCTGA